The DNA segment ACTAGTTTATGAATTTAATAATTTTAAAGAAGCAGTTATTATTGTTGATAACTATATTTTAAAAAAATATAGTTATCTTTTTAAAAAGATAAATCCGGACTTTTCAATTATTTCCTTAGAAGCTACTGAACAAGCTAAGACCTTATCGCAAGTTGAGTTATTGTTAAAATCATTGCAGGAAAACAATGTTACTAAATCGACGACTATTTTAGCTATTGGAGGAGGTATTATTCAAGATATTACGATTTTTATTTCTCATATCTATTATCGCGGTTTAGATATTCATTTTTTTCCAACAACGCTTTTATCAATGTGTGATAGTTGTATTGGTTCTAAATGTGGATTAAATTTTAATGGTTTTAAAAATCAATTAGGAGTTTTTCATCCTCCGAATAAAGTTATTATTTGGCTTGGATTTTTACAAAGCCTATCAACCGAAGCGTTATATTCAGGTTACGGTGAAATACTTAAATTGATGTTGATATCTGGAAAGAAAAATATTCTAGAGCTAAAATTTAATTTTTCGGAATCATTAGAAGATTTATATAATTATATTTATCAATCCCTAATTATTAAAAAAAAGTTTATTGAAAAAGATGAATATGATCGAGGTATAAGACGGTTGTTAAATTACGGACATACCTTTGGTCACGCTTTAGAACTGGCTAGTAACTATGTTATTCCTCATGGTATTGCTGTCGCTCGAGGTATGGATATTGTTAATTACACTTCTTTAAAATTGGGATTTATGTCTGATCAGGTTTATGAAAGTATTCATAATGTGATAAAAAATATTTTTTTTTCTAATTATTCTTTAGATTTCTGTTTTGACGATCTAATTAAAAATGTTAATAGAGACAAAAAGATTTATAAAGGAATCCTTAATTTAGTTCTTCTTAAAAGCCCAGGAAATTTATTTTTGCATCCTGTAGAAAGTAATAAATTAAATAATATTGTTTTTGATTATCTCCAGTTAATTTAATTAACACGATTCTGTTTCAGGTATTAAATTGATTAGCATATTTTCTGCTAATTCATCGGAACTTAAAAAAGGAGCTAAGTCTTCTAAGGGCTTAGAAATTATTTTTCCATTAATTAGCCTTTTTGAAGAAGCTTTTGGGGAAAAATTTTGTTTTTGAGTCAAAAAAATTTCACAAATGCTTGGCGAATGAGAGTGTAGAGAAAGTTCTATAGTCTTACTTAAATCAATATGTTTATCACAACAAAAATAAGGTATTCCATAAGCTGCTGAAATTTTTTTAAAATCTGGAAAGCCTAGACCACTTTCTTCACCACAACCAATAGTTTTTTTTCCAAAAAAATTATTTTGTGTTTGACGTATCGAATGGTAGCCACCATTATTTAAAATAAATATTTTGATAGGATATTGATTAAAGACTATAGTAGCTAATTCTTGCAGGTTTTGTTGAATACTACCATCGCCGGTGATACAAATGA comes from the Rickettsiella endosymbiont of Rhagonycha lignosa genome and includes:
- a CDS encoding 3-dehydroquinate synthase family protein; protein product: MENYIEIISKSKKYKVTFINEIDELVYEFNNFKEAVIIVDNYILKKYSYLFKKINPDFSIISLEATEQAKTLSQVELLLKSLQENNVTKSTTILAIGGGIIQDITIFISHIYYRGLDIHFFPTTLLSMCDSCIGSKCGLNFNGFKNQLGVFHPPNKVIIWLGFLQSLSTEALYSGYGEILKLMLISGKKNILELKFNFSESLEDLYNYIYQSLIIKKKFIEKDEYDRGIRRLLNYGHTFGHALELASNYVIPHGIAVARGMDIVNYTSLKLGFMSDQVYESIHNVIKNIFFSNYSLDFCFDDLIKNVNRDKKIYKGILNLVLLKSPGNLFLHPVESNKLNNIVFDYLQLI